The Amycolatopsis sp. DG1A-15b genome contains the following window.
ACGTCGCAGGTGCCGATGGACCAGATCGACACCGAAGACAACACCGGAAAGCTGGCCTCCGCGTCCGCTCAACGCTGAGCGGACGCCGGGAAATGCGGGTGCCCCGTCCGGATCACCGGGCGGGGCACCCGCGCACCACGGGTCGGATCCGCGCCACCGGCTAGCGCGTCGTCGTAGTCACCGACGGCGCTTCCGGCCGGGTTTCGACGGGAACCGCGGTGGACGGGGAGGTCATCGGCGTCGGGCGGGACGTGGCCCGCGGGCCTGCGGACGGCACCTGCGGGGTCGACGTCCGCGGGCTGCGTGGCCGGGTCTGGCCCGGCTCGGCCGTCGGCGGCGGGATCGACGTCGCCGGGACATCGGTCGGCGACAACGACGGAGTAGCCGGAGAAGTGGTGCCGATCGTGGACAGGCCGGGGCCGGCGGGCTGCACCGGCTCCGGCGGCCCGGCGCGGTGGCCGGCCAGAAAACCGGCCACCGCGAGGACGACCGCCGTCGCGGTCGAAGTGCCCGCGACGGCGAAACGCTTGCGTCGTCGCCGGACCCGGCCGCCGCGCTCGATCACGTCGGCGGCTTCGAGGCGCATCTGCGGCTGCGGGCCGCCGGCCGCGCCGGTCAGGATCGCGCGGACGTCGTCTTCGTGGTCCATGTTCGTCACCTCCCCTCCGTGGGTGCGCTGAAGGTCAGCGCACCGTAGTGCGGGCCGAGCCGCTTTCGCAGCGTGGCCAGGCCGCGGGAGGCCTGGCTCTTCACCGTGCCGGTGCTGCAGCCGAGCGCCTGAGCCGTCTCTTCGACGCTCAGGTCTTCGAAGTACCGCAGCACCAGCACGGCGCGCTGCTTGGGGGCCAGGACGGCCAGTGCCTGCCGGACCAGCATGTCCTGGTCGCTCGCGGGTTCCGCCGGCAGCTCCGGCGGGGTGTCGGTGAGCCGCTCCCGTTTCCACCTGCTGCGCCGGTGCTCGGCGAGGAACGTGCGCAGGACGACCTTGCGCGCGTAGGCGTCCAGCGCGTCGTGCCGCGACAGCCTCGGCCAGGCGAGGTAGATCTTGAGCAGCGCGGCCTGCGTGAGGTCTTCGGCCTGGTGCCAGTCCCCGCAGAGCAGGAAGGCGGTCGATCGCAGGCTGTGCGCGCGCTCGCCGAAGTACCGGGCGAACTCGCCGTCCCACGGCGAGCCCGGCCCGGTCGACGGACGGGAGCGGGAGATCACCTGGTTACCGGGTCTCCCACACGGCCGGCAGGTGCAGGTCACCGGTCGGCCCGGCCGGGACGGCGCGGGGGACGCGCGGAGCCGGGCCCGTGCGGGCGGGGCGCGTCGTCTCGCGCGGCACGGGAACGGCGCTCGGCGCCTGGGGGCGGGGACGGCTGCTGGTCGGAGCCGGCGCCACGGTCGGCTCGCCCGGCCGGGTCGCCTGGGTCGTGGTCGGGGCGACCGGCGCCTGCGCCTCCGAAGCCAGCGCGATGCCACCGGTCAGGGCGCCACCGGCGAGCACGAGCGCGCCGAGGGTCAGGGCGATGCGGATACGCAAGACAGCTCCTCATTCTCGTGGCGCGGCAGGGGATCGCTGCGCCTCTGCCCTTAGTCATGCGGCGGGTGATCACCGGGGTTGCATCGGATTTCGCGGGTTTCGGCGGAAAACACGAACGGCCGGGAAGCCCGCAGTGGACTTCCCGGCCGCCCGGTCCTCCTCGGTGGTTCAGCGGGCCAGCGCCGACAGCTTCTGCCAGCTCGCCCAGTCGTAGGTCCAGTCGCTGTAGTCGCCGTCCTTCGCGGTCAGCGTCTGCGTGCTGCCGGTGATCTCGACCGGGTCGCCGGGGAGCACGCCGTCGTAGTACTCCTTGGCGCGCGCGGGCGACAGGTTCAGGCAGCCGTGCGAGACGTTCTTCTTGCCCTGCGCCCAGACCGACGCGGCCAGGCCGTGGATGAACTCGCCGTTGTTGGAGATCCGGACCGCCCACGGCACCACGACGTTCTCGTAGTGGTACTTCGGGTTGCTCATCGCGTACGTGGCCTGCTTGCCCATGACGACGTGCACGCCGCTGTGGGTGACGCGGCCGGGGTCGGAGTCGAGGCCGTAGCTCACCGGGTAGTCGGCGATCTGCTGGCCGTCGCGGATCACCTGCATGGTGTGCTGCGTGGTGTTGCCCTTGACGATCTGCGAGCGCCCGATGGCGAAGCTGGCCGAGACGTCCTGCTTGCCGTACACGCCGTCACCGATCTTGACGCCGTAGATCTTGGCGTTGACCTTCACCTGCGTGCCGGGCTTGAAGTACTCCTTCGGCCGCCAGTGCACCGAGGTGTCGCCTTCCATCCAGCCCCACGAGCCCTCGGTCTTCGGCGTGGTCTCGACCGACAGCGCCTTCTCGACGGAGGCCTTGTCGGTGACGCGGCTGGGGAAGGTCAGGGCGATCGGCATCGCGATGCCGTACGTCTGGCCGTCACCGACGTTCAGGCTGGCCGCCAGCTGGCGCTTCGGCTTGACCGTGGTGAACGCGCCGGCGATGGGCACGTTCTTGCCGTCGGCGCCCTGTGCCTGGCCGGACCAGGTGTAGGTCTTGCTGTAGCCGAGCTGTTCGGTGGTGGTCCAGCTCTTCTTGTCCGCCGACGCCTGCCCCTGGACCTGCTTGCCGTCCGGGTTGGTCAGCGTGACCGACGTGATCGTGCCGTCGGCGACCTGGACGACGACCGGTTCGCCGGGCGCGACGTCCTGGGCGCCGCCCGCCGGCGTCACCGTCAGCTTTGCGGGCTGCGCGGTGGGTGCCGGCGAGCTCGTCGGGCCCCCGCCCGACGTCCCGCTCGCCGAGACCGTCGGTTCGCTGCTGCACGCCCCCAGCGTCAGCACGGCGACCAAGCCCAAGGCCACGGCAGCGCCGCGGCGCCGCGTGGAATTCCTCACCGTCACACCCATCCCCTTTTTGCCCCTTTGGTGCTTCCCCTCTTCGAGACGCCCCGCGGACCGTGTACGTTGAGCAACATTGATGTGACGAGCGTCACATTGGTCGGCAGAAGCTTTCACTGAGGGGGCACGGCCGACTCCGAGCCGTATCCGGTGATCACGGTGTCGCAGTGCGGCGCCAGACTAGCCGGTGGGTCCGACAGAACGGGGCGGGAGCCCTACGACGTTCCGGTGACCTTGGTGCGCACAGCCGGTTTTCGCCTCGATCACGGGGTTCAACTTTGGCCAGATCCCGGTAGTCTGCTCTCAGGCCGTCGTTTTGCGTGTTCGTGGCTTCACACTCGCGGAACTTCTGACGCGAGCCATGGAGCCGACCCGCTCTTGACTCGTCTCGTTGGAACCGCCCGGGACGGTCGGGGTGCCGCTTCGGTGGCATTCGAAGCGGATCTGTGTAACGAGGAGTACAGCGGTGGCGCAAGGCACTGTGAAGTGGTTCAACGCGGAGAAGGGCTTCGGCTTCATCGCGCAGGACGGCGGCGAAGGCGACGTGTTCGTTCACTACTCGGAGATCGAGGGCCGCGGCTTCCGCACCCTCGAGGAGAACCAGCGAGTGGAGTTCGAGGTCGGCCAGGGCCAGAAGGGTCCGCAGGCCCAGAAGGTCCGCGCGATCTGAAACTGAGGCTGAACAAGCCTCACAGGCCCTTTGCGCGTCTTAAGGCCTGAGTGAAGGGCCCCCGGCAGTTGTGCCGGGGGCCCTTTCTCATGAGGTCTGCGTGGTGCGCCGGCTCAGTGCCGGGCGACGGCCGGCGCGTCGAAGGCGTCGGCGGGGAAGTGGAACTCGTCGGTGAGGTCGCTGACCTCGACGGCACCGGCCTGCTGCCGCTGGTCCTGCAGGGAAGAGGCCTGCCCCTCCCAGTTGAGCCGCTCGAGGATCCATTCCTGGGCGAGCGCCTGCGGCGAGATCTCCCGCTCGGCGGCGATGTCCTTGAGCTGCTGGTTGGCCACGAGGCTCATGCGCAGCTGGATGACCTGAGCTTCACCGAACCGCTTGCCGGACCCGGTGCTCTCCAGATCGTTCTCCGGAGCGAGCGCGGCGAGGTACGAGGTGAGCTCGGTGTCCTCGACGGCACCGTCGTCCGCAGGCTTCGCGGCACCACGATGACGCCCGGAAGACGCGGCGGCTTTCAGGTTCGTGCGGCTGCTCAAGCGGCCAAGGGAGGGAAGAGGCACAACGCCACGATAACGTTTGCATCTCGCCACACAAACCACTGTGAGCTACAACACGCCCCCAGTATTCCCCATTCAGCCCAATCCCCACCCATTCAGACCAATACCCAACAACACAAAGCAACCCCCACCTAACCCAGCGAGTCGATCACGCACAGTCCCCAACCTTTCCGCACAAACGGCGGCAGATCGCCAGGGCGCCCAGCGCCCGAGGCGCACAACGGACCACGCTGGAAGCGGAGCGCGAGGCACCGTGGGGGGTCCGGGGGGCTCGGCCCCCCGGGTCAGCGCACCGAAATGTTGGCCCAGGCGAAGGGCGAAGCCCGAAGCGGGCCAGGAAATGGAGGACCCCCGCGCCAGGGGGAGGAACGCGGGGGTCGGAGGGGATCTCCACAGGCGCTGACCGGGGGTGTGTCAGCACTTCGATTGTTGCACGAGTTGGGTGGTTGGGCGAGTGGAGAGCGGGAAATTTCCCCGTGTGGTGTCACTTTGCTGCGGGGGTGACGTTCGTTCGGGTGGGGTTCTTCTTCGAGGTTGCCGATTGCGCTGCGTTGAGCGGAGTGTGGCCTCAGGTTCACTCTCCGGGGGGCTGTGTGTGGTGGCCGGCGCTGGTTAGCCTCGCGGCCAAGTTGTTGTGAGCCGTGTGGAGGGGCTATGAGCGGGTCTGTTGAAGTGCGGCAGTTCCTCCTTCGGTACGAAGGTGCCGATGGGGGGAGTGCGCCGTTTGCCGGGGCGTTGCCGGCGCAGCGGAGTGGGGCGGCGGATGCGCAGCGGGTGTCGGATGATCAGGTCCGGCGGGCTCGGCTGGCGGTGGCGCACGGTGCGCTGGGGGTCGAGGACTGTGTTCAGTTGCTGGAGATGCTGGGCTTGAACCTGGATGAGGACGGGCAGGCGCCGGTTCAGCGTTGAGGGTGTGGTGGCGGGTGGGTCCGGTGTGTTCTGCTGGGCCCGTCCGGTGATATCTCCGCTGGTTGTGCTGCTTTCCGGCAAGTGATTGCCCAGTTGTGGGCCGCTGTTTGACGCCCGTTTCGTAACAGTGTTACGGTTGCTGGGTCGAAAGGGGTGGACATGACGACGACCGAGGGTGTGGCGGGGCTGGCAAACCGGATCCGGCCGGTGGTGCAGGTGCTGGGCGGGAAGTTCATGACGTCGCCGGAGCTGGCCGCGGTCGAGGCGGAGGTGGGCCTGCCGCCGCGTTCGCTGTACGTCCGCGGACGGTCGGCGGTGCTCGGCGACGTCCCGCCGAAGGTGGCCGCGGAGCTGTTCGGCATCTTCCCGCACTGGCTGTTCGAGTTCGTCCTGCCGCCGGCGACGGCGGCCCTCGACGCGCCTGCCGCGGTTCGCGCCTACGCGGAGTCATCGGCTCGGTGGTCACGCGTCAGCCTTTCGGCCGTACCGGAGCCCGGCCGCTTGGCGGAGCTCGTGTTCCGCGTCGTCGACGCCGCGGACGCAAGCGGGCTGGCGCTCTTCGCGGGGTGGAAGAACGCCGAGCGTCCCGAGGGTGACGTCGAGCGTCTCGGCTTCGCGCTGATGGTCTTCCGCGAGCTGCGTGGGGGTCTTCACTTCGCGGCCCTGCGCGCGTGGGGCCTGTCGGTCCCGGAAGCGGTGATCGCGGATCCCGAGGGCGGTCGCGAGCGCCTGCTGCGCACGGCGTGGCCCGAGGACGCGGCTGACGAGCTGGTCGCTTCGGCGGAGCGCAAGCCGGACCTGCGCGACCGCTGGCGCCGGGCCGAGGCCCTGACCGACGACCGGATCGGCGAGCTGCTGGCGTCGGCGCTGTCCGAGCCCGAGCAGGCCGAGCTCGCTCGCCGCCTGGCGGAACTGGCGGAGTTTGCGCAGGTCTGAGCCTCGCTGGAGGCTTAAGGAACCCCCTGTGCAAAGGGGTGGCGGCGTGCCCTATGCTTGTAATCGCTCCCAGGGGAACCTGAGAGCGCGGTCGGTCGGTCACCCGAAACCGACCGGGCTCCCATCGTTCAGCGGCCTAGGACTCCGCCCTTTCAAGGCGGCAACGCGGGTTCGAATCCCGTTGGGAGTACGCAGTACTGTAGTAAATGTAGTAGCGCAAGGCCCTGTGGCGCAGTTGGTTAGCGCGTCGCCCTGTCACGGCGAAGGTCGCGGGTTCGAGTCCCGTCAGGGTCGCAAGATCGTTCGGCTCCTTGCCGGCGTTCCCGGCCAGGTAGCTCAGTTGGTACGAGCGTCCGCCTGAAAAGCGGAAGGTCGCCGGTTCGACCCCGGCCCTGGCCACCGTTCTGATCAGCCCAAACAGCCCCCACCGAACCCGGCGGGGGCTGTTTCGTTTGCGCTCCGTCTCAGTCTCCGTCTCAATCGCCCTTCTTGCGCCCCTTCCGGCGCTTGCCCTTGGCCTTGCGTTCGGGCTTCCACAGGAACTCGTTCAGCTGGTCCGCGATGTCCCCGCGGAGACCGCCGGTCATGTGCTGGTACCGCTTCGCCATGGTGCTGTCCGACCAGCCCATGAACTCGCCTTCCGCTCGTCCAGGTCCCGGCGCGGGCCGAGCGGCTTCCCGTTCGGCTGGGTGAACATCCACTCGCCCCCGTGCCACTCGGACCCGGCGTGCTCCCGCTCCTTGCCCTGCCGCTCCTCGTGCGTCATCAGCAGGTCGTAGAGCCGGTCCGGCGGCACGATGCCCCGGCGGCCGGCCGACAACTTCACGTCGACCTCGACCAGGCCGCCGCCGTGCCGCTGCGGGCACCATCGGGCGTGGCTCACGCAGTCCGGCGGGTACGGCTTCCGGTGGTGCAGTTTGAGTCCTCGGGACAGGACTTTATCTTGTGGTACTTCGCGCCGCACTCGAAGACCTGGCCGGCTGTCGCTGTGGGACGAGGTCAAGAAGTTCGTGTATGAGACGGACAAGGGGAGGAGATGCTCGGGCCGAGTGCGCGGAGCTTATGGCCAAGATCTCCGGCCGCGAAGAGAACAAGGCGAACGCAGCTTCGTCGAGCTGACGATGGACGCTGCCACGGACTTCGGCGAGTTCCACTTTCCTGGCGACGCGGAGATCGAAAGGGTTTCGGGATGGCTGTGGCGCCAGGGCTACTAACCCCGGACGTCGACAGCTCGGATCTCCTCCAGTGGCGCCTGCGGCACGACGTAACGCCGTGCCGCAGGCGCCGGGGTGCCAGCTGCGCGGGAGCCGGTGGTTGCTCACGGGGCGGAGCAGCCGCCGACGCGGCCTTCGAGCTGCCGGACGATGCCCTCCGGCGTGCTCTCCCGCAGCGGGATGACCCAGAGGGTGTCCCCGGTCTTGCCCCGGTCGGGCAACTGGCATGTGCGTATCAAGCCCCGGGTTCATGAGTGCCTGCGGACGTGCAGGTCAGGGCCCTGCGGCCGAGGTGAAACGGATGGATTCCACCCTGCGTGAATCTGGCAACCTTCGACCGCGTCGGGGTTATCATGGGCGTATGGGGTCCCGGGGACGACGAGTCGGGCTGCGGCGGGGCGGAGCTGTCGAGCCTGAGGTTCGCGTGCCAGACATCGTGGGGATGTACCCGTGGGAAGCGCGTCGACTAGTTGCGATGGACAATCTGGGATTGACGGGGCCCGGAGCTCAAGCCGACGAAACCGGTGGGTGGCTCGGCGGGCGAATTGCCGGTCAGGCGCCTTCGGCGGGTGAATGGTTACCGGCCGGTGGGACCGTGACCGTGTGGTTTGATCATGGGCCGGGCAGTGCAGGAATACGTGAGCCCCGACGTCCGGTGCCTCCGGTTCGCAGCGACGACCCTGAACCTGGCCTCTAGATATGTGGGGCTGGGCAGAAACGCCAGCCCCACGTATCTCGACGTCCAGTGCGAGCTGAACAGCCTAGTTGATGTATGGCACGATAACCACCGGAGCAGTGTCGATCGCGCAGATCATGGACCGAACTGAAACGGTGCTACAGAAATCTGGCACCGTGTTCCAGTTCCATCCCGGCGGCAGGTTGATCGTTGCACCCAGTCGTACAATATATGAGCCGTTGCAGTTTCCGATACCTGCGCAGTAGTATGTATTAAATGTAGGCGAGTATCCGCATTGTGTGCCGATTCCATCCGGGGTGCCGCAAATGCCCTCTGTTCCATTTTGGACACTAACGTTCCGGAAGAGGAGGTCGGAACTCGTGCTGACATAGGATACGTCATAGCACTGCACGTACCCGTGCCAGTCCGCGTCTGACGCTTCTGTGAGAAGTGTTTCGTCGTGGTAGTACCACTCGACTTGCAGATCGAGGTCAATCCACTGCCCGGAGCACGACGGGTTGATGTCGGCCAGGGATGCCGTCTTGTGTCCGTTCGAGACTTGGGTCTTGTTCAGCTGCTCGATAATGCTGGGTCTGATGTGCGACTCCGCTGTTCTCTTGACCAGGTGTGGCTGCGCACTGCCGCTGCCCCCACGATTCGAAGCGAAGGAAGCATCGGCGAACAAAGTGAGTCCCATGACGCAGCTGGCCGCTACTGCGAGTCCCTTAAGTAGAAGGCCGGATGGCCGTGACATTCTGATAACACCTCCAGTGTTCACCAACGAAAATGTTCGGATTTAAGGTCGATGGTAAAGTGTGCTCGTTGTTCTCGAACGCGAGCGACCCACTGATTGGCAAAGTGAGATGGCGTTTGGTGTCGCCAACGGATCAGATCCCCCTCCCTGTGGATCGACGGTACGCCAAAAGATCACACCGCCCAATAGTCCATTGGTTGTAATTTAATGCACGGGTGTGTTCGCGTGCGTTATCTGCACTTCCGTCTGGGCTTACCTACGATTTTTTCGTGCGCACTGGGCCGTGAGATCAAAATATGCGGACTTCACCTTCATCTGCTTGCTGTCTGCGGACGTGGCAGAGGCGCTGACTGCATGCCGGTCCCGCTAGATGTGGCGAACGCAGGTCGGCGGCCTCCACCGCCCCTGCGGGGTGATCGGCGAGCTGGCCGCAAGCATCCACGTCGACGGCGTTGGCTGGCTCCGCGCCGGCGCCGGTTCGACCCCGGCCCTGGCCACCGTTCTGATCAGCCAAAAACAGCCCCCACCGAACTTGGCGGGGGCTGTTTTGTCGTTGGCCCGTCTCGCCCCGGCGTTGGTCCAGCGGAAATGTCGGTGCCGCCGGGCATCATGGCCCCATGGCGCAGAACGTCTGGGACGCCGAAGCGGCCACCTTCGACGAACAGCCCGACCACGGCCTGCGGGATCCCGTGGTCCGCGCCGCCTGGGCGGGGCTGCTCCTTCCGCTGCTGCCGCCGGCGCCCGCCGTTGTTGCCGATCTCGGGTGTGGGACCGGCAGTCTCACCCTGCTCCTCGCCGAGGCCGGGCACGACGTCTGTGGCGTGGACCTCTCCGAGCGGATGCTCGACGAAGCCAGAGCGAAGACCGCGGGCGTCCGGGTCGAGCTGCGGCAGGGTGATGCGGCCGATCCGCCCTGTGTGGACCACTCCTGCGACGTCGTCCTGGTGCGGCACGTGCTGTGGGCCATGGCGGACCCGGCCGCCGCTGTCGGGCGCTGGGTGCGGCTGCTGAAACCGGGTGGCCTGCTGCTCCTCGTCGAAGGCCGGTGGTCCACCGGCGCCGGGCTCACCGCGGCCGAGTGCCGGGAGCTGGTGTGCGCGCACCGGGAGGAAGCGGCCGTGCGGCAGCTGACCGATCCGGCGCTGTGGGGCGCCGAGATCGAGGACGAGCGGTACCTCGTCGTCAGCCGCAGCTGAGGGAAGCGGCGAGTCGGTTGGGCCGAACGAGTGAACCGCTGAAGCCCGTGTCCGGACCGCGGCGACAGCCTCGACCCACCGGCGAAGGCAGCCCACCAGGGGCCGCCGCCCGACACGGGGAGCCGGACATGCGTTACCTCCTTACCCTCCACATGAACCCCGCCCTCTGGAGCACCCTCGGCGACGACCAGAAGAACGCCGTCTACGAAGGGCACGGGGCCTTCATCCAGCTCATCACCGAGTCCGGGGAAATGGTCGAGACCAAGGCGCTCGCCGAACCCGGTGAGACCAAGACCGTCCAGGTCAAAGACGGCGTGGCGCACACCAAAACCGGTGGCTTCGTCGAGTCCGACGCCTTTCTCTGCGGCTACTACGTCGTCGACGTGGAGAGCGAAGCGCGGGCCGTCGAGCTGGCGGCGAAGATCCCGGATGCCCAGTACACCGCCGTCGAGGTGCGGCCGGTCGTCCACGAAAGTTGACCTCCAGTGCGGTCGAGGGTTCACCATGAACCCATGACCACTGAAGGGGAATGGGGCATCGGCGCCGTCGATCTCGACGCCTACCTCACGCGCGTCGGGCAACCGCGGCGGACGCCGTCCGAAGCCGCGCTCACCGAACTCATGCGGGCGCACGTCGGGGCCGTCCCGTTCGAGAACGTCGACGTCGTTCTCGGGCAGCACCAAGGGATTTCGCTCGACGTCGTGAGCGCGAAGCTCGTCGGACGGCGGCGGGGCGGCTACTGCTACGAGCAGAGCGGCCTCTTCGCCGCCGTCCTCGAGCGGCTCGGCTACACCGTGCACCGGCTTTCCGCGCGCGTGCAGCCGCGGCGGCCCGGGCCCTACACGCACATGACGCTCGTCGTCGACGTCGACGGCAAGCAGTTCCTCGCCGACGTCGGGTTCGGCGCCGGGATCCTCGATCCCATGCCGCTCGTCGACGGCCACGAGGTCGACCAAGCCGGGTGGCCGCACCGCGTCACCGAAAACGACGGCTGGTGGACGCTGCAGAAGGGCGACGAGGACATCCTCGAACTCCGCCTCAACGAGATGCACCCCATCGACTACGAGGTCTACCACCACTACACGTCGACCCACCCGAAGTCGCCGTTCACCGGGCGCCTGGTGATCATGACGATCGAGCCGGGCGTCAGCCGCAAGCTCCTCGGCCGGGAACTCACCGTCGAAAAACCCGACGGCAGCAGCGAAACCACCACCGTCGCGCCCGACGAACTCGACGCCACGCTCAAGGAACTCGGCATCGAGCTGACGGCGGACGAGCTGGAGCGGCTGAAGAACGTCTACTGACCGAACAGCTCGGCCGCCGGGACCGGGCGGCCGAGGTGGTAGCCCTGCGCCTGGTCGCAGCCGAGCGCGCGGAGCAGCTCCAGCTGCTCCGTCGACTCGACGCCCTCGGCGATCACCGTCAGGTCCACCGCGTGGGCCATCGCGATGATGCTCGTGACGATC
Protein-coding sequences here:
- a CDS encoding class I SAM-dependent methyltransferase, giving the protein MAQNVWDAEAATFDEQPDHGLRDPVVRAAWAGLLLPLLPPAPAVVADLGCGTGSLTLLLAEAGHDVCGVDLSERMLDEARAKTAGVRVELRQGDAADPPCVDHSCDVVLVRHVLWAMADPAAAVGRWVRLLKPGGLLLLVEGRWSTGAGLTAAECRELVCAHREEAAVRQLTDPALWGAEIEDERYLVVSRS
- a CDS encoding cold-shock protein, which translates into the protein MAQGTVKWFNAEKGFGFIAQDGGEGDVFVHYSEIEGRGFRTLEENQRVEFEVGQGQKGPQAQKVRAI
- a CDS encoding Ig-like domain-containing protein; protein product: MGVTVRNSTRRRGAAVALGLVAVLTLGACSSEPTVSASGTSGGGPTSSPAPTAQPAKLTVTPAGGAQDVAPGEPVVVQVADGTITSVTLTNPDGKQVQGQASADKKSWTTTEQLGYSKTYTWSGQAQGADGKNVPIAGAFTTVKPKRQLAASLNVGDGQTYGIAMPIALTFPSRVTDKASVEKALSVETTPKTEGSWGWMEGDTSVHWRPKEYFKPGTQVKVNAKIYGVKIGDGVYGKQDVSASFAIGRSQIVKGNTTQHTMQVIRDGQQIADYPVSYGLDSDPGRVTHSGVHVVMGKQATYAMSNPKYHYENVVVPWAVRISNNGEFIHGLAASVWAQGKKNVSHGCLNLSPARAKEYYDGVLPGDPVEITGSTQTLTAKDGDYSDWTYDWASWQKLSALAR
- a CDS encoding SigE family RNA polymerase sigma factor encodes the protein MISRSRPSTGPGSPWDGEFARYFGERAHSLRSTAFLLCGDWHQAEDLTQAALLKIYLAWPRLSRHDALDAYARKVVLRTFLAEHRRSRWKRERLTDTPPELPAEPASDQDMLVRQALAVLAPKQRAVLVLRYFEDLSVEETAQALGCSTGTVKSQASRGLATLRKRLGPHYGALTFSAPTEGR
- a CDS encoding YciI family protein, with the translated sequence MRYLLTLHMNPALWSTLGDDQKNAVYEGHGAFIQLITESGEMVETKALAEPGETKTVQVKDGVAHTKTGGFVESDAFLCGYYVVDVESEARAVELAAKIPDAQYTAVEVRPVVHES
- a CDS encoding arylamine N-acetyltransferase, which gives rise to MTTEGEWGIGAVDLDAYLTRVGQPRRTPSEAALTELMRAHVGAVPFENVDVVLGQHQGISLDVVSAKLVGRRRGGYCYEQSGLFAAVLERLGYTVHRLSARVQPRRPGPYTHMTLVVDVDGKQFLADVGFGAGILDPMPLVDGHEVDQAGWPHRVTENDGWWTLQKGDEDILELRLNEMHPIDYEVYHHYTSTHPKSPFTGRLVIMTIEPGVSRKLLGRELTVEKPDGSSETTTVAPDELDATLKELGIELTADELERLKNVY